The following proteins come from a genomic window of Bartonella apihabitans:
- the thrS gene encoding threonine--tRNA ligase, which produces MSSTVSISFPDGSKRDYPEEMTGLELAQSISKSLAKNAVAYSFDGVLRDMSDPLGQSGSIEIITRDDPRALALIRHDCAHVLAEAVQELFPGTQVTIGPVIENGFYYDFARNQPFTPEDLPVIEKKMHEIIKRNAKFTKEVLPREKAKKIFADKGELYKVELVDAIPENEDVKIYHQGEWFDLCREPHMQSTGQIGNAFKLMKVAGAYWRGDSNNPMLTRIYGTAFANEKDLAAYLHMLEEAEKRDHRRLGREMDLFHFQEEGPGVVFWHAKGWKMFQNLVSYMRRRLDDQGYSEVNAPQVLDKSLWEISGHWGWYKENMFKVTPAGDDADDDRVYALKPMNCPGHVQIFKHGLKSYRELPIRLAEFGVVHRYEPSGSLHGLMRVRGFTQDDAHIFCTDEQLADECLKINDLILSTYADFGFNEITVKLSTRPEKRVGSDELWDHAESVMSEVLETIREKSNGRIKTGILPGEGAFYGPKFEYTLKDAIGREWQCGTTQVDFNLPERFGAFYIDKDSEKRQPVMIHRAICGSMERFLGILLENYAGHLPLWFAPLQVVVATITSEADDYAKQVVKKLKAAGLLATTDLRNEKINYKVREHSLQKVPVILVCGKREAEDGSVNMRRLGSQEQVSLPLSKVIADLKEEATPPDLRRANVEE; this is translated from the coding sequence ATGTCTTCCACTGTTTCTATCTCATTTCCTGATGGCTCGAAGCGCGATTATCCTGAAGAGATGACCGGACTGGAACTTGCGCAATCCATTTCAAAGTCATTAGCAAAGAATGCTGTTGCCTATAGCTTTGACGGTGTTCTACGCGATATGTCCGATCCGCTTGGCCAGTCCGGCTCGATCGAAATTATCACACGTGACGATCCACGTGCGCTTGCGCTGATCCGCCATGATTGTGCTCATGTTTTGGCAGAAGCCGTGCAGGAATTATTTCCGGGAACTCAGGTAACCATCGGACCGGTTATCGAAAATGGCTTTTACTACGACTTTGCCCGCAATCAACCTTTTACGCCCGAAGATTTGCCGGTCATCGAAAAGAAGATGCATGAAATAATCAAGCGCAACGCAAAATTCACAAAAGAAGTGTTGCCGCGCGAAAAGGCAAAGAAGATTTTTGCCGATAAAGGTGAGCTTTACAAAGTTGAATTGGTTGATGCAATTCCGGAAAATGAAGACGTAAAAATTTATCATCAGGGGGAATGGTTTGATCTCTGTCGTGAACCACATATGCAGTCTACAGGGCAGATCGGAAACGCATTCAAACTGATGAAAGTCGCCGGAGCTTATTGGAGAGGCGATTCCAATAATCCGATGTTGACGCGTATTTATGGAACTGCCTTTGCCAACGAAAAAGATCTCGCAGCCTATCTTCACATGCTTGAGGAAGCCGAAAAACGTGATCATCGTCGGCTGGGACGCGAGATGGATCTTTTCCATTTTCAGGAAGAGGGTCCAGGCGTCGTTTTCTGGCACGCCAAGGGATGGAAAATGTTCCAGAATCTCGTAAGTTATATGCGTCGGCGCCTCGATGATCAGGGATATTCGGAAGTCAATGCTCCTCAGGTACTTGATAAATCCTTGTGGGAAATATCGGGGCATTGGGGCTGGTATAAAGAAAACATGTTCAAGGTTACACCGGCAGGCGATGATGCCGATGACGACCGCGTTTATGCCTTGAAACCCATGAATTGCCCAGGACATGTGCAAATTTTCAAACATGGGCTGAAATCTTATCGTGAATTGCCAATCAGACTTGCCGAATTCGGCGTTGTTCACCGTTACGAACCATCCGGTTCATTACATGGTTTGATGCGCGTTCGCGGTTTTACTCAGGATGACGCGCATATTTTCTGTACAGATGAACAACTTGCCGACGAATGCTTGAAAATCAACGATCTGATTTTAAGTACCTATGCCGATTTCGGTTTTAACGAGATCACTGTCAAGTTGTCCACACGGCCGGAAAAACGCGTCGGTTCCGATGAATTATGGGATCATGCTGAAAGCGTCATGTCAGAGGTTTTGGAAACCATCAGAGAAAAATCGAATGGCCGTATCAAAACCGGCATTCTTCCTGGTGAAGGTGCGTTTTATGGGCCAAAATTCGAATATACACTGAAGGATGCGATCGGCAGAGAATGGCAGTGCGGAACAACGCAGGTCGACTTCAATCTTCCGGAACGTTTCGGCGCATTCTATATCGATAAAGATTCAGAGAAACGCCAGCCGGTCATGATACACCGCGCTATTTGCGGTTCTATGGAACGCTTTCTCGGTATTCTTCTTGAAAACTATGCCGGCCACTTGCCTTTATGGTTCGCGCCTCTTCAGGTTGTGGTTGCCACGATCACGTCGGAAGCTGATGATTATGCAAAACAAGTTGTCAAAAAGCTCAAAGCAGCCGGCTTGTTAGCAACAACCGATCTCAGGAACGAGAAAATCAATTATAAAGTCCGTGAACATTCCTTACAAAAAGTGCCGGTTATTCTGGTTTGCGGTAAAAGAGAGGCTGAAGACGGTTCGGTTAACATGCGTCGATTGGGAAGTCAGGAACAGGTATCCTTGCCCCTGTCAAAAGTTATTGCCGATTTGAAAGAGGAAGCAACGCCTCCCGATCTTCGCCGGGCTAACGTCGAAGAATAG
- a CDS encoding iron-sulfur cluster assembly accessory protein, protein MGVEVTNSAIKRIARILAGEPDKTALRISVEGGGCSGFSYKYDLVNEAPADDDLVIEKDGAKIFIDSVSLPLMDGSEIDFVDDLMGQAFKINNPNAVSSCGCGASFSI, encoded by the coding sequence ATGGGCGTTGAAGTTACAAATTCGGCGATCAAACGCATAGCGCGGATTTTGGCAGGAGAACCTGACAAGACAGCTTTGCGCATTTCCGTTGAAGGCGGCGGGTGTTCCGGTTTTTCTTATAAATATGATCTGGTGAACGAAGCTCCTGCCGACGACGATCTGGTTATAGAAAAAGATGGCGCAAAGATATTTATTGATTCGGTGTCATTGCCTTTAATGGATGGTTCTGAAATAGATTTCGTCGATGACCTGATGGGGCAGGCATTTAAAATAAACAACCCCAATGCCGTATCTTCGTGTGGCTGCGGGGCAAGTTTTTCGATATAG